Proteins from one Setaria italica strain Yugu1 chromosome V, Setaria_italica_v2.0, whole genome shotgun sequence genomic window:
- the LOC111257310 gene encoding uncharacterized protein LOC111257310, with translation MTTSSKNQNALGLLGAAALQKVFGSFRMLTYDVPADSMDEVVRIAESTMVTTISEAKIRDITTRECVINGNKYTMGYYLIDGIYPTWATFVKSYNNPQGNKRVQFTKAQEAVRKDVERAFGVLQARFAMVRGPTRFWDKDTLWYIMTSAVILHNMIIKNERDEEVDYDYNQDGGEVLRPEEYQHRHPLVIENFLKIHLEIEDKETRVKLRDDLVEHLWAHHSAS, from the exons ATGACTACTTCAAGCAAAAACCAAAATGCATTAGGTCTTCTCGGTGCAGCTGCATTACAAAAGGTGTTTGGATCATTCCGCATGCTTACATATGATGTTCCAGCTGATTCAATGGATGAAGTTGTGAGGATTGCAGAGAGCACCATG GTCACCACTATTTCAGAGGCTAAAATCAGGGACATCACCACCCGTGAGTGCGTGATCAATGGTAACAAGTACACCATGGGATACTACCTTATAGATGGGATCTACCCTACTTGGGCAACTTTTGTGAAGAGCTATAACAATCCTCAAGGGAACAAGAGAGTACAGTTTACAAAAGCTCAAGAAGCGGTGAGAAAGGATGTGGAGAGAGCATTTGGTGTCCTTCAAGCACGATTTGCTATGGTGAGGGGTCCTACTAGATTTTGGGATAAGGACACTTTATGGTACATAATGACATCTGCTGTTATCTTGCACAACATGATCATTAAGAATGAGCGAGACGAAGAAGTGGATTACGACTATAATCAAGATGGTGGTGAAGTGCTCAGGCCAGAGGAATACCAACATCGCCATCCACTTGTAATTGAGAACTTCCTAAAGATACATCTTGAGATTGAGGACAAGGAGACTCGTGTGAAGCTTCGAGATGATCTCGTGGAACATTTGTGGGCACATCATAGCGCTAGCTAG
- the LOC101782441 gene encoding geranylgeranyl transferase type-1 subunit beta: MGMRDFARAHHVAFFDAMATELPDDYASQEVNHLTLGYFAVGGLSLLRELDRVNKDEIAKWVLSFQVHPEAHGDEDNGLFYGFCGSGSTKFPLPNVKEPCHSGSHLASTYSALSILKIVGYDLANIDSKALLSSMKKLQQPDGSFMPIHIGAETDLRFVYCAAAICSMLGDWTGMDKLKAKEYILNCQSYDGGFGMVPDSESHGGGTFCAVAALHLMGFLQEDLASNLRDSASIDIRMLLEWCLQRQVTDGGFQGRRNKPSDTCYAFWVGGVLKIIGAYHLIDRCALREFLLTCQSPYGGFTKFPHIRIPDIYHSYYGLAALALLEEEGLEPLCVELGILSAALIPAPAPLSEQPRTSPSRRLVPPLLTAAPAMAGVGSALRRLYLSVYNWVVFFGWAQVLYYAVLALRESGHEAVYAAVERPLQFAQTAAIMEILHGLVGLVRSPVSATLPQIGSRLFLTWGVLWSFPETQSHILVSTLVISWSITEIIRYSFFGMKEAFGSAPSWLLWLRYSTFMLLYPTGISSEVGLIYTALPYMQATEKYSFRMPNKWNFSYDYLYTSILALVIYIPGSPHMFGYMLSQRKKALSKAKTA, translated from the exons ATGGGGATGCGGGATTTTGCGCGCGCGCACCACGTGGCGTTTTTCGATGCCATGGCCACCGAGCTCCCCGACGACTATGCCTCGCAGGAGGTCAACCACCTCACACTCGGTTACTTCGCCGTTGGCGGCCTctcgctccttcgggagctcgACCGG GTTAACAAGGATGAAATAGCCAAATGGGTTTTGTCTTTTCAAGTTCATCCTGAGGCACATGGTGATGAGGACAATG GGCTGTTTTATGGATTCTGTGGTTCTGGATCAACTAAGTTTCCTTTGCCTAATGTGAAG GAACCTTGCCACAGTGGTAGTCATCTTGCAAGCACTTATTCTGCCCTCTCTATCCTGAAGATTGTAGGCTATGATCTAGCAAATATTGATAGCAAGGCACTTCTATCATCTATGAAAAAGCTCCAGCAACCAGATGGAAG CTTCATGCCTATTCATATTGGTGCAGAAACGGACCTGCGCTTTGTGTACTGTGCAG CTGCAATCTGCTCAATGCTAGGTGACTGGACAGGAATGGACAAGTTAAAGGCAAAGGAATACATTCTTAACTGCCAG TCATATGATGGAGGCTTTGGCATGGTTCCTGACTCCGAATCTCATG GTGGAGGAACTTTTTGTGCTGTTGCAGCTCTTCATCTAATGGGCTTTCTGCAAGAAGATTTGGCATCTAACTTACGAGATTCTGCCTCTATTGACATACGCATGCTCCTTGAGTGGTGTCTACAG AGACAAGTGACTGATGGAGGATTCCAAGGGAGAAGAAACAAGCCCAGTGATACCTGCTATGCTTTTTG GGTTGGTGGTGTACTGAAGATCATTGGCGCTTACCATTTGATTGATCGTTGTGCTCTTCGGGAATTTTTGCTGACCTGCCAGTCACCT TATGGAGGCTTTACAAAATTTCCGCACATTCGGATCCCAGACATCTACCATTCTTACTACGGCCTGGCCGCCCTTGCCTTGTTGGAAGAGGAAGGGCTCGAACCCCTCTGCGTTGAACTGGGGATCCTCTCCGCTGCATT AATTCCg GCACCTGCACCCCTGTCGGAGCAGCCAAGGACATCCCCGTCGCGGCGTCTTGTTCCTCCACTCCTCACTGCGGCTCCGGCGATGGCGGGCGTCGGCTCGGCGCTGCGGCGGCTCTACCTCTCCGTGTACAACTGGGTCGTCTTCTTCGGATG GGCGCAGGTGCTGTACTACGCGGTCCTGGCGCTGCGGGAGAGCGGGCACGAGGCCGTctacgccgccgtcgagcgcccGCTGCAGTTCGCGCAGACCGCCGCCATCATGGAG ATTCTGCACGGCCTTGTAGGGCTGGTGAGGTCTCCAGTCTCTGCAACCCTTCCTCAAATTGGATCCAGGTTGTTCCTGACATGGGGTGTGTTGTGGAGTTTTCCCGAG ACCCAGTCCCACATCCTTGTTTCCACACTGGTCATCAGCTGGTCGATCACTGAG ATCATCAGATACTCCTTCTTTGGGATGAAGGAGGCGTTTGGATCTGCACCTTCATGGCTCCTGTGGCTTAG GTACAGCACCTTTATGCTCCTGTATCCTACTGGTATCTCTAGTGAAGTAGGCCTCATATACACCGCATTGCCTTACATGCAG GCGACAGAGAAATACAGCTTTAGGATGCCTAACAAGTGGAATTTCTCGTACGATTATCTCTACACATCTATTCTTGCCCTCGTGATCTACATTCCAG GAAGCCCGCACATGTTCGGCTACATGCTCTCGCAGCGCAAGAAGGCCCTGTCGAAGGCCAAGACTGCGTGA